The following are encoded together in the Montipora capricornis isolate CH-2021 chromosome 5, ASM3666992v2, whole genome shotgun sequence genome:
- the LOC138048590 gene encoding uncharacterized protein: MTQKNKYLGVDGSDGIQHSKMKEKIRKESIRRVRLILRTELNGRNKIEAINSLVVQLVQYSFGITDWKISELKNIDTKTRKLLNMQKMLHPKADLDGLYIPRKDGGRGLINVETAFKTATIGLDHYLKHNEGQYPKQVLQHEQSKAKNSITVNANRFKRELTMPETENREDKSASENAKALKHLFKFKMKSMKEEKWKNKALHGQYPKLLEKPHVDKVTTNKWLSSNLKGEPEGPLVAAQDKATNTRNYHKVICGQQVESKCRMYSQHEETVDQIVSGCEVLARKKYISRHNNAAAYLHWSIRKIMISR; encoded by the coding sequence ATGACACagaaaaacaaatacctggGTGTAGATGGAAGTGATGGTATCCAGCATAGCAAAATGAAAGAGAAGATAAGAAAAGAATCCATTAGGAGAGTAAGATTGATATTAAGAACAGAGCTCAATGGAAGAAATAAAATAGAAGCTATCAATAGTCTTGTAGTCCAACTTGTGCAATATAGTTTTGGAATCACTGACTGGAAAATCTCAGAACTGAAGAACATTGACACAAAAACACGCAAACTATTGAACATGCAGAAGATGTTGCATCCTAAAGCAGATCTGGATGGGCTATACATCCCACGAAAAGATGGAGGAAGGGGCCTGATTAACGTAGAAACAGCATTCAAAACAGCAACAATAGGGCTCGATCACTATCTGAAGCACAACGAAGGGCAATATCCAAAGCAGGTGCTTCAACATGAACAATCTAAAGCCAAAAATTCAATAACCGTGAATGCTAATAGGTTCAAAAGGGAATTAACAATGCCAGAGACTGAGAACAGAGAAGATAAATCAGCCTCAGAAAATGCTAAAGCCCTAAAACATTTGTTTAAGTTTAAGATGAAATcaatgaaagaagaaaagtgGAAAAACAAAGCATTGCATGGCCAGTATCCAAAGCTCCTAGAGAAGCCTCATGTAGACAAAGTCACCACCAACAAATGGTTGTCAAGTAATCTGAAAGGAGAACCAGAGGGACCACTTGTGGCAGCTCAAGACAAGGCAACAAACACCAGAAACTACCATAAAGTAATCTGTGGCCAGCAAGTGGAGAGCAAATGCAGAATGTATTCACAACATGAAGAGACAGTGGACCAAATTGTATCTGGATGTGAGGtattagccagaaaaaagtacATCTCCAGGCACAATAATGCTGCAGCATATCTGCATTGGAGCATCCGAAAGATCATGATATCAAGATAA
- the LOC138048591 gene encoding uncharacterized protein: MGRQRKGPKIHWTEEMNNLVLQCREKALKLSNSEDPPRYENGRKIGYMRLMKDFWEELGMEHLELTSQNLRDQAAALDKSIGSVAGNIASRVGRRRRSAGGREGNEAEEEGNLERDNSQYANEQKIGANFHTENSENQTMRHEEFINTLTQGWKKDPKDKLVKQRLYNGEKWKKNYLDEMGEIRKYISIASAEVNRVKENRKLTKRGRKNRALLQEECKSLSVTQLITYIEKQKFRLRKLKAAFGRKKRQEEAKSLNDQFRTDPGRVYARINQIVAEDPDNAQPKYKAASPTVEQSGGGKNMFEDIGEPEGFWRTLWEEQGSGDENAGWLKEIEEGIRQRVPPASQEEWDLETAVIAKVISKKRNWSAPGPDRVVNFWWKRAYAVHEDVKINFKGISESLQAYPEWFAQGKSSLIPKPGEFSSEHQRPITCLNTGYKWFTSCVLGSMDYHLDYYDLMEMQQRGAKAKCSGTTDNLMIDRMVTLDCHRHKRNLSVAWIDVPKAFDSVDHGWLKKILRINRFPTWICRVVDNLSDSWNTRIAVKTMKGHEVSPPINFNRGLPQGDALCPRLFTLCLNPVAWKLSSTEGYRLSKPVVGNNITNLLYVDDLRIFASSQAKLNRVLKMTEEAMGDIGLLWNPKKCNVLHVRRGVIDKTSQGFKAGQTAIDCLKDKQYCFLGAPEQLLQDQKLALETAARTYLQRLSVIWSSPLSDMNRVTASNQLALPVLTYLMWPQHWNLTDLRNIDREARKVISENGGKHPLGSTALLYLPRHQGGRGLRSVETEYKHTKIKSAIKLYQNKDPTMSLEASTFAEEMGISLELSHPNPRCLKEDGTEVPNINNHLKQSSRQQLEDKIRGEKWQGKYLTNRWNDDDLNVQGCFGWLKVGVA, from the exons ATGGGAAGACAACgaaaaggaccgaaaattcATTGGACAGAGGAAATGAACAACCTGGTACTGCAGTGCCGAGAGAAAGCGTTGAAGCTTTCGAATAGCGAAGATCCACCACGCTATGAGAACGGCAGAAAGATAGGATACATGCGGCTTATGAAGGACTTTTGGGAGGAATTGGGCATGGAACACCTAGAATTAACCAGTCAGAATTTACGGGACCAGGCCGCGGCTCTGGATAAATCGATTGGGAGTGTAGCAGGGAATATCGCGAGCCGCGTAGGCAGAAGGCGAAGGAGTGCGGGAGGGCGAGAAGGGAACGAAGCTGAAGAAGAAGGAAATTTAGAAAGAGATAACAGTCAGTATGCTAATGAGCAGAAAATCGGAGCGAATTTCCATACGGAGAACTCAGAAAATCAAACAATGCGTCATGAAGAGTTTATTAACACCCTGACTCAAG GGTGGAAGAAAGACCCAAAGGATAAATTAGTTAAACAGCGTCTTTATAATGGCGAGAAGTGGAAAAAGAATTATCTGGATGAGATGGGTGAAATCAGGAAGTATATCTCGATCGCCTCTGCTGAAGTTAATCGTGTTAAAGAGAATCGGAAGTTGACCAAAAGAGggagaaaaaatcgtgctcTCTTACAGGAGGAGTGTAAGTCTCTGTCTGTCACCCAGTTAATTACCTACATCGAAAAACAGAAATTTCGGTTGAGAAAGCTGAAGGCtgcttttggaaggaaaaaaagacaagaggAAGCCAAGTCTCTTAACGATCAATTTAGAACAGACCCAGGGCGGGTATATGCCCGAATAAATCAGATCGTGGCAGAGGACCCCGATAACGCCCAACCAAAGTATAAAGCAGCCTCTCCTACAGTGGAACAGAGCGGTGGAGGAAAGAACATGTTTGAAGACATTGGCGAGCCTGAGGGCTTTTGGAGGACCCTCTGGGAAGAGCAGGGATCTGGGGATGAGAATGCTGGGTGGTTGAAGGAAATAGAGGAGGGGATTCGTCAACGTGTTCCCCCGGCATCCCAGGAGGAATGGGACCTAGAGACAGCGGTTATAGCAAAGGTTATCTCtaagaagagaaactggagcgcaCCTGGCCCTGATAGAGTGGTGAATTTCTGGTGGAAACGCGCATACGCAGTGCATGAAGACGTGAAAATCAACTTTAAAGGCATTTCTGAAAGCTTGCAAGCCTACCCTGAGTGGTTTGCACAGGGTAAATCCAGCTTAATCCCTAAACCCGGAGAATTTTCAAGCGAGCACCAACGCCCGATCACGTGCCTCAACACAGGTTACAAGTGGTTCACTTCGTGTGTGCTTGGCTCGATGGActaccatcttgattattacgatcTGATGGAGATGCAACAGAGAGGGGCGAAGGCTAAGTGCAGTGGGACCACCGATAACCTCATGATAGACCGCATGGTAACATTGGACTGTCACCGGCATAAACGCAACTTGAGTGTAGCGTGGATAGACGTACCTAAGGCATTCGACTCGGTGGATCATGGCTGGCTTAAGAAGATCTTGAGAATCAATAGGTTTCCCACCTGGATCTGCCGAGTGGTAGATAACCTGAGCGACAGTTGGAATACCCGAATTGCTGTCAAGACCATGAAAGGCCATGAAGTGTCTCCCCCGATTAACTTCAATAGAGGCCTACCCCAGGGGGACGCGCTGTGCCCGCGCCTTTTCACTCTATGTCTTAACCCGGTGGCTTGGAAACTAAGCTCTACTGAAGGATATCGTCTATCTAAGCCGGTGGTTGGAAACAACATCACTAACCTGCTATACGTAGATGACCTGAGAATTTTCGCCTCATCTCAAGCAAAGTTAAACCGAGTGCTTAAGATGACGGAAGAAGCCATGGGGGACATTGGACTTTTGTGGAACCCTAAGAAATGCAATGTTCTGCATGTGAGACGAGGCGTGATTGACAAGACATCTCAGGGCTTTAAGGCAGGTCAAACAGCCATCGACTGCCTTAAGGACAAGCAATATTGCTTTCTTGGCGCACCGGAGCAGCTCTTACAAGATCAGAAGCTAGCTCTAGAGACAGCAGCGAGGACCTACCTGCAAAGGCTCTCGGTCATTTGGTCTAGCCCCCTCTCCGACATGAATAGAGTTACAGCGTCGAACCAGCTAGCTCTGCCGGTGCTGACATATCTCATGTGGCCCCAGCATTGGAATCTTACAGACCTGCGTAACATCGATAGGGAAGCCCGCAAAGTCATCagtgagaatggtggaaaacacCCATTGGGTTCTACAGCGCTACTTTACCTGCCTAGACATCAAGGTGGGCGTGGTCTCCGATCAGTCGAAACAGAGTACAAGCATACTAAGATCAAGTCTGCTATCAAGctgtaccaaaacaaagaccccaccatgagcttg gaagcaagtacctttgcagaggaaatgggaatctcacttgaattgtctcacccaaacccaaggtgtctaAAAGAAGATGGAACCGAGGTCCCTAACATCAACAATCATCTGAAGCAAAGTTCTAGACAGCAGCTTGAAGATAAGATCCGTGGAGAgaagtggcaaggaaaatatttgaccaacAGGTGGAATGATGACGATCTGAACGTGCAGGGATGCTTTGGCTGGCTTAAGGTAGGAGTGGCCTAG